TCGCCAGTTCGTGCTCGAGCCTGACCGCAAGCTGGTCGATGGATTCCTGTTCACGCAGGCGCACAGATTCGCGCAGGAACACCGCGGCGCGGGGATAGGCCTCCGGCGTCAATCCGCCCGCGCGGCGGATGAGCTCGGACAGCCGGTCTCCGCGCGCCACCGGGTAGTTGCCCGGAAAGCGCACCTCGCCCTTGAGCTCGATCATCCCCGCCTCGTCCCAGCTCGGAATGCGCCGTACGACCACCTGGTCGTAGGCGGCCAGGGCCATGTCCTCCGAGACGGCGCCGTCCAGCACCGCGGCGAGATCGATGTCATGGCGCGACATTTCGCGGCGCTCGCCCTCGACGACGCTGTGACGGGTCAACTCCAGCGCGAGCGTATAGGCGCGATCCGTCAGCCCGCCCGCCGCGCGCAGCAGATCGCTCACCTTCATCCCCGGGGTAAGGGGATACTGTCCCGGGTGATGCACCGTGCCGTCGATCTTGACGATGTGCAGCGGTCTTCCCGGCGAAGATTGTCCCTCGGTCATCACCAGCAGCGGCCGGATCGCCGCGCTGCGGTCCTCGTCAAGCGCGAAGACGCGGATCTCGTCCTCCGACTGCAGCTCGGGGTCGTCCGCCGGATCCGCACCCTGCAGCGCCGCCGCGAGATCGGCGTCGATGAACCGGATGTCGCGGCTGGCCGGATCCCGGCGCACGATGAGCTGATACTGCGCGTCCGCCCTGGGCTGCAGTTCCGCCATTGACGGCAGGAGATCCGTCAGGCGCATGCCGGGGAACCATTGATATTCGCCCGGCCGGTTGACGTGCCCCGTCAGGGACACGGCGTGCGCGACCCGGTCCAGGACGGAGACAATCCTGACCACGTCCCCGTCCTGCAGCGCGGTCAGCCTTCCTGCCGGCTGCATCAGATCGATGTCGAGCAGCACCCTCCGGTGATCGGAGCCGATACGCTCGATCCGGGCCTTTCTCGGATACGCCTCCGGCAGGAGTCCTCCTGCCAGATCGATCAGGTCCCCCACGGTCTTCTCATCCTTCAGCTCATAGATGGCGGGGCGGCGTACCTGGCCGGCGATCCCGGCCTGCCTCCCGGCCGGCGCCACGAAAATCACGTCGCCCGGCAGCAGCCGGGCGTCGCCGCTCGTATCGCCGCGCAGCAGCAGATCGTAGAGATCGAGCCTGGAGACGAGCCTGCCGTTCCGTTTGAGCTGGATGTCGCGCAGGCTGCCGATCGGCTTGACGCCGCCGCTCACGAACAGGGCGTTGGTGAGCGTGGACATCCCGCTCACCAGGTACGATCCGGGGGTCTCCGCGTCGCCCAGCACGAAGACGCGGATGGAACGGATGCGGCCCAGCGTCACGG
Above is a genomic segment from Gammaproteobacteria bacterium containing:
- a CDS encoding SLBB domain-containing protein, with amino-acid sequence MRILVIAVLSLCAALGQAAEGFPGAEQLKQQFQLMSPEQRQAAVRALGAQPEPAAAVEMPAPLQTESVPPAPGERADTGALRLRAGDTLLLGLQTPPAAPDRLPATEKRLYLLDHAGAIVLPDAGRIVLAGLSEREAVERLSVEPALAGRVVSLQLLPVEPELRQFGLDLFRSAPSTFAPAGNIPVPADYVIGPGDSVIVQLFGKDNSLHELTVTRDGALLFPGIGPLSVAGLSFSRMQDEVQGRVQRQLSGVTASVTLGRIRSIRVFVLGDAETPGSYLVSGMSTLTNALFVSGGVKPIGSLRDIQLKRNGRLVSRLDLYDLLLRGDTSGDARLLPGDVIFVAPAGRQAGIAGQVRRPAIYELKDEKTVGDLIDLAGGLLPEAYPRKARIERIGSDHRRVLLDIDLMQPAGRLTALQDGDVVRIVSVLDRVAHAVSLTGHVNRPGEYQWFPGMRLTDLLPSMAELQPRADAQYQLIVRRDPASRDIRFIDADLAAALQGADPADDPELQSEDEIRVFALDEDRSAAIRPLLVMTEGQSSPGRPLHIVKIDGTVHHPGQYPLTPGMKVSDLLRAAGGLTDRAYTLALELTRHSVVEGERREMSRHDIDLAAVLDGAVSEDMALAAYDQVVVRRIPSWDEAGMIELKGEVRFPGNYPVARGDRLSELIRRAGGLTPEAYPRAAVFLRESVRLREQESIDQLAVRLEHELAKVVPEEDEKSTVEGELLLRQIHAAQATGRMVIDLEQLLRDDGYDIVVNTGDRLYIPQKPEEVTVIGEVYNPTSHLYNPKLDRDDYIRLSGNVTESGNKKAIYVVHADGSVSPDGGWFDGRIVMGPGDTVVVPMKLERLSRLKLITSVSQILYQLALTAASLDVVGVF